In the Opitutia bacterium genome, one interval contains:
- a CDS encoding glycoside hydrolase family 125 protein codes for MPLRRAIAVAWVGLALALGCAGADEPRRFAIALGPDDVLPTGNELISLPTIRAADGALDSFNVLSMRDRGLLEVVGEGGAPALQPYFEVDGQPLPFRAPQWELIEYWIPTARLAADGLERTLTYCVPPGARAAMIRLTLTNRRTQPVAAHLGVRTSWGALNRVTYAPVALRGSREFSTGDTSMFSFITHDTLFAWALNAPRARVQPNPGAGKGAPGIDAMREFTVPPGATVEAIFFLSVGLEENSAVHAARVLRENTERDGVDGVMGRAAAWCRARTGTTGQADLDLLMNRNLLFTALYAWGRTLDTEQLVGITSRSPRYYVSAAYWDRDAMLWSFPGLLDIDPALARDALDYALTTQLRNTGTHSRYIDGSVLEDGFQLDEAVAPLVALGRYWRQTRDLAFVTGHRVAIKALCERLLGRFDATTGLYSSLQDSQDEFQKLPFITYANALAWQALRELSALYAALGDAGASTDAAQRADALKAAILRHCVAVPPGGREPIFASATDGRTHVFTEVPPGSQMKMPLVGLVAEDDPTFARTYDWLHSAAYPFSYSTEPFGLPGSYRVPFTTSWSVADHLQLKRGREHALKILRASAWDGGIITEGVDPRTGRMDKAGRAFATAAGYVADALWQEFVAPAHQKSPNP; via the coding sequence ATGCCGCTCCGCCGCGCCATCGCCGTCGCGTGGGTCGGACTGGCCCTCGCGCTCGGTTGCGCAGGCGCGGACGAGCCACGGCGCTTCGCGATCGCGCTGGGGCCGGACGACGTCCTGCCAACCGGCAACGAACTGATCTCGCTCCCGACGATTCGCGCGGCCGACGGAGCGCTCGACAGCTTCAATGTGCTCTCGATGCGCGATCGCGGTCTCTTGGAAGTGGTGGGCGAGGGCGGCGCGCCGGCGCTCCAGCCGTATTTCGAAGTCGACGGACAACCGCTGCCGTTTCGCGCGCCGCAGTGGGAGCTGATCGAGTATTGGATTCCGACGGCGCGACTCGCCGCCGACGGACTCGAACGCACGCTCACTTACTGCGTGCCGCCCGGTGCGCGCGCGGCGATGATCCGATTGACGCTCACGAACCGGCGGACTCAGCCGGTCGCCGCTCACCTCGGCGTGCGCACCTCCTGGGGCGCGTTGAATCGCGTCACCTACGCCCCCGTGGCGCTGCGCGGCTCGCGGGAATTTTCCACGGGCGATACGTCGATGTTCAGTTTCATCACGCACGACACGCTTTTCGCCTGGGCCTTGAACGCCCCGAGAGCGCGCGTGCAGCCGAACCCGGGTGCCGGGAAAGGCGCGCCCGGCATCGACGCGATGCGAGAATTCACGGTCCCACCCGGCGCGACGGTGGAGGCGATCTTCTTTCTCAGCGTGGGACTCGAGGAGAACAGCGCCGTGCACGCCGCGCGCGTGCTGCGCGAAAACACCGAACGCGACGGCGTTGACGGCGTGATGGGTCGCGCGGCCGCCTGGTGCCGCGCGCGCACCGGCACGACCGGCCAGGCGGACCTCGATCTGCTGATGAACCGCAATCTGCTGTTCACCGCCCTCTACGCGTGGGGACGGACGCTCGATACGGAGCAACTCGTCGGGATCACCTCGCGGAGCCCGCGCTACTACGTTTCGGCGGCGTATTGGGACCGCGACGCGATGCTGTGGTCGTTCCCCGGCCTGCTCGACATCGATCCGGCGCTCGCGCGCGACGCGCTCGACTACGCGCTCACGACGCAACTGCGGAACACCGGCACGCACAGCCGCTACATCGATGGCTCGGTGCTCGAGGACGGTTTCCAACTCGACGAGGCCGTGGCGCCGCTGGTCGCGCTCGGCCGCTATTGGCGGCAAACTCGCGACCTCGCGTTCGTCACCGGACATCGCGTGGCGATCAAGGCGCTGTGCGAGCGCTTGCTCGGCCGTTTCGATGCGACGACGGGACTCTACTCGTCGCTGCAGGACTCGCAGGATGAATTTCAGAAACTCCCCTTCATCACCTATGCCAACGCGCTCGCGTGGCAGGCGCTGCGTGAACTCAGCGCGCTCTACGCGGCGCTGGGCGATGCCGGCGCATCGACCGACGCCGCGCAACGGGCCGATGCCCTGAAGGCCGCCATCCTGCGTCATTGCGTGGCGGTGCCGCCGGGCGGGCGCGAGCCCATCTTCGCCAGCGCGACCGATGGCCGCACGCACGTCTTCACCGAAGTGCCGCCGGGCTCGCAGATGAAGATGCCGCTCGTCGGCCTCGTGGCCGAGGACGATCCGACGTTTGCGCGCACCTACGACTGGCTTCACTCTGCGGCGTATCCATTTTCCTATTCGACCGAGCCGTTCGGCCTGCCTGGCAGTTATCGTGTGCCGTTCACGACGTCGTGGAGCGTGGCGGATCACCTGCAGTTGAAACGCGGCCGCGAGCACGCCCTGAAGATCCTGCGCGCGAGCGCGTGGGACGGGGGCATCATCACTGAAGGCGTGGATCCGCGAACCGGCCGGATGGACAAGGCCGGTCGCGCGTTTGCGACCGCCGCGGGTTACGTGGCCGATGCGCTCTGGCAGGAGTTCGTCGCGCCGGCGCACCAGAAATCTCCCAATCCATGA
- a CDS encoding glycoside hydrolase family 3 C-terminal domain-containing protein, which translates to MSEVPLFRDPSVPVAARVEDLLARMTLEEKIDQLHQCGIGDANPNNIAERPDEFRPTYGSFILNGLTADLTTRNALQRMCVEQSRLGIPAIFGCDVIHGYRAIAPIPLAQACTWDPELVRRACEATAEMARAHGVDWTFAPMVDHCTDPRWGRVAETFGESPFASSRFAEASVRGYQEAPVPIAACLKHYVGYGASEGGRDYSATEISPQALWERHLPPFEAGVRAGALSVMSAFNDLNGVPTSAHRQTLTEILRERWNFEGLVVSDWNAVLQLMNQGYAATEQEAAALALTAGVDLNMADGFYRRHLAALVRSGSVPLAVVDEAVRRVLRVKFAIGLFERPLVEPTALTGAAPTTPQLSLCEEVALRSLVLLKNDGDTLPLPATVRRVALIGPLALDRGALLGSWAQQGRGDETPSIAEELRARLPAGVELTVVAGCAIEGGGREGFAAALAAARAADFVVLCLGEQWSMSGENASRSSIRLPGWQEELGLELAALGKPTALVLVTGRPVELHRLEPCVGAILAAWQPGSRAGAAIARVLLGEANPSGRLAITWPRTTGQIPLYHNMRPRARRDPEGFYQDVPTTPHYAFGHGLSYTTFGYGEIRLSRASVREGETVVAEVTVTNTGSRAGREHVLWFIRDPAASVTRPLRDLKHFESAELAPGESRVFRWEIEPRRDFAFPDAAGRSVLEPGEIQVFVGDRAAALTVLA; encoded by the coding sequence ATGAGCGAAGTTCCTCTTTTCCGTGATCCGTCGGTCCCGGTCGCCGCGCGCGTCGAGGATCTTCTCGCGCGCATGACGCTCGAGGAAAAGATCGACCAGCTGCACCAGTGTGGCATCGGCGACGCCAATCCGAACAACATCGCGGAGCGGCCCGACGAGTTTCGTCCGACCTATGGCTCGTTCATCCTGAACGGGCTCACCGCCGATCTGACCACGCGCAACGCGCTCCAGAGGATGTGCGTCGAGCAATCCCGGCTCGGCATCCCGGCGATCTTCGGTTGCGACGTCATCCACGGCTACCGCGCGATCGCGCCGATCCCGCTGGCACAGGCGTGCACGTGGGATCCGGAGCTGGTTCGGCGCGCGTGCGAGGCGACCGCGGAGATGGCGCGCGCGCACGGCGTGGATTGGACGTTCGCGCCGATGGTCGATCACTGCACGGACCCGCGCTGGGGCCGCGTCGCGGAAACGTTCGGCGAGTCGCCGTTCGCCTCGAGCCGTTTCGCCGAGGCCTCTGTGCGCGGCTACCAGGAAGCTCCGGTGCCGATCGCCGCGTGTTTGAAGCACTACGTCGGCTACGGCGCCTCCGAGGGCGGGCGCGACTACAGCGCGACGGAAATCTCGCCGCAGGCGCTGTGGGAGCGCCACCTGCCGCCGTTCGAAGCGGGTGTGCGGGCGGGCGCGCTGTCGGTGATGAGCGCGTTCAACGATCTGAACGGCGTGCCGACTTCGGCGCATCGGCAAACGCTGACGGAGATACTCCGCGAACGCTGGAACTTCGAGGGCCTCGTCGTCTCGGACTGGAACGCCGTGTTGCAGTTGATGAATCAAGGCTACGCCGCGACCGAGCAAGAAGCCGCTGCGCTCGCGCTCACCGCCGGCGTGGACCTGAACATGGCCGACGGATTCTACCGGCGACACCTCGCGGCGCTCGTGCGCAGCGGGAGCGTGCCGCTGGCCGTGGTGGACGAGGCGGTCCGGCGCGTGCTGCGGGTGAAGTTCGCGATCGGTCTTTTCGAGCGGCCCCTCGTCGAGCCGACTGCGCTCACCGGTGCGGCACCGACGACACCGCAGCTCTCGCTGTGCGAGGAAGTCGCCTTGCGCTCGCTCGTCTTGCTGAAGAACGACGGTGACACCCTGCCGCTGCCGGCGACCGTGCGACGCGTGGCGTTGATCGGGCCACTCGCGCTCGATCGCGGCGCGTTGCTCGGATCGTGGGCGCAGCAGGGCCGCGGCGATGAGACGCCGAGCATCGCCGAGGAGTTGCGCGCGCGGCTTCCGGCGGGCGTGGAGCTCACTGTCGTGGCGGGTTGCGCCATCGAGGGCGGGGGACGCGAAGGTTTCGCGGCGGCGTTGGCGGCGGCGCGTGCGGCGGATTTCGTCGTGCTGTGTCTGGGCGAGCAGTGGTCCATGAGCGGCGAGAACGCGTCGCGCTCCTCGATCCGCTTGCCGGGATGGCAGGAGGAGCTTGGCCTTGAGTTAGCCGCGCTGGGCAAGCCCACGGCGCTCGTCCTCGTGACGGGCCGTCCGGTGGAATTGCACCGTCTCGAGCCGTGCGTCGGCGCGATTCTCGCCGCTTGGCAGCCGGGCTCGCGTGCGGGCGCGGCGATCGCGCGCGTGTTACTCGGCGAGGCAAACCCCTCGGGTCGGCTCGCGATCACCTGGCCGCGGACGACGGGGCAAATCCCGCTTTATCACAATATGCGGCCGCGTGCGCGGCGCGACCCGGAGGGCTTTTATCAGGATGTGCCAACGACGCCGCACTACGCGTTCGGCCACGGGCTGAGCTACACGACGTTTGGCTACGGCGAGATTCGGCTGTCGCGTGCGAGCGTGCGTGAAGGCGAGACGGTTGTGGCGGAAGTCACCGTCACCAACACCGGCTCGCGCGCGGGCCGGGAGCATGTGCTGTGGTTCATCCGTGATCCGGCGGCGAGCGTCACGCGGCCTTTGCGCGACCTGAAGCACTTCGAGTCCGCGGAACTGGCGCCGGGCGAATCGCGGGTCTTTCGCTGGGAAATCGAGCCGCGGCGCGATTTTGCGTTTCCAGATGCAGCAGGGCGCAGCGTGCTCGAACCGGGGGAAATCCAGGTTTTCGTCGGCGATCGCGCTGCGGCGCTGACCGTGCTCGCGTAA